Within Amycolatopsis sp. cg5, the genomic segment GCGGACGGTGCCGATCGCGTACTCCGGCTTGATCTCGATCTCGACCTTGGTGGTGCCGACCGCGGGGTCCTCGTTGGGCACGCGGAAGAAGATCGCGCCGTAACCGCCCTTGGTCGGCTGGGCGCCGTAGACGTTGGCGGTGACGTGGGCCGAGGCGATGCCGGTGCTCATGAGACCGAGCACGCCGACGGTGGCGGCCAGGAAACCGGCGCGCTTGAGAGACTTCTTGTAGGACACGAAATACTCCTGAACAGGGGTGTGCCAACGAATCGGAAGGATTCGTTGGTGGGTAAGGGAAAATGAAGGTTCAGGAGTAGACGGGCGGGCCGCGGCGCGTATTGAGACGGCGCAGCGTGACGCGCGTGAGATGCCCTTCGGCAGGCGGGAACGCCAGCGCGCGGGCGGGCGCGGCAGGCACGGGGACCGGCCGCCAGACGACGGGGAGCAGCAGCCGCAGCGCCGCCACCGCCGTGAGCAACAGGGTGTCGGCGTGCGCGAGCAGCAGCGCGGTGGCTAGCGTCGCGAGCGCGTGTGTCGCGACCATCGGGCCGCTCGGCAGCAGCCCGGAGCCGCCGCTGTGCAGCTCGGCGTGCGTGACCAGCGTGGTGAGCACGGTGTGCATCACGATCTGCCCGGCGCCGAGCACCGCCAGCGTGGCGAGCGCGCCGCGGCTCTTGGTCGCGAGCGCGGTGGCCGTCCAGCCGATCAGCGTGGTGAGCAGCAAGGTCAGCGCCGCGTCCGGCACGCCACCGTCCGCGATCGCGTGCGCGCTCACCGCGAGTGCCGCGGACGACACCGCGAGCAGGGCACCACGAACGAGGCGCAAGGCGCTCTGCTCGTTGGTCCGAATGCTCACCGACTCACTCTATGGGACGAACCAGGGCCGAAGCGACAGCTTCTCGCGTGGTGAGCACGACAGCGGTGGGTGCCTCACACGAATGGCATCTTGACAGTCATTGTCGCTGGTCAGGGGCTTGCGAAGCCGTCCAAATCGGACACGACGGTTGCCGAACGTCAGTGAATAGGCAACGGTTGACGCACGTTCGGCGGCGGGAGTTCCCAAGACGATGAACATTCTCGAGTATGTGTCCGACCGGTGGGACCGGCTGTCCCTCCAGGCATTACTGCACGTCAGCGCGGTGGTGCAGTGCACGATCCTGGCCGCGGTCATCGGGGTGGTGATCGGGATCGCCGTCTACCGCAGCCCGATCGGCTCCGCGCTGGCCACGGCGCTCGCCAGCACCATCCTGACGGTCCCGTCCTTCGCGCTGCTGGGTCTGCTGATCCCGGTGCTCGGGCTCGGCGCCGACACCACGGTCGTCGCGCTGGTGCTCTACGCGCTGCTGCCGATCGTGCGGAACACGATCGTCGGCCTGAGCGGTGTCGACCCGGCGATCAGCGACGCGGCCAAAGGCATCGGGATGAGCCGCTTCGGCGTGCTGACCAGGGTCGAGCTACGGCTGGCGTGGCCGGCGATCCTGGCCGGGATGCGCGTGGCGACCCAGATGCTGATGGGCATCGCGGTCATCGCCGCCTACGCCAAAGGTCCCGGCCTCGGCTCCGAGGTCTTCTCCGGGCTGTCGAACGCGGGTAGCGCCAACTCGCTGAACCAGGCCATCACGGGCACGGTCGGCGTGGTCATCCTCGCGCTGCTGCTCGACGGCGTCTACGTCCTGATCAACCGGCTTACTGTTTCGAGGGGTGTCCGTGGCTGAGAACGAGGTCTCCGGGGTCGAAATCGAGCTGGAGCACGTCACCAAGCGCTACCCCGGCACCCGCGAGCCCGCCGTCGACGACTTCTCGATGGTCGTGCCCGCGGGCAAGATCGTGGTCTTCGTCGGCCCGTCCGGCTGTGGCAAGACGACCACCATGCGGATGATCAACCGGCTGATCGAGCCGACCTCGGGCAAGATCACGATCGGCGGCGAGGACGCGCTGCGCATCGACGCCGACGACCTGCGCCGCCGCGTCGGCTACGCCATCCAGCAGGCCGGATTGTTCCCGCACTTCACCGTCTCGCAGAACATCGCCGTGGTGCCCGGCCTGCTCGGCTGGGACAAGAAGCGGATCAACGACCGCGTCGAGGAGATGATGGACCTGGTCGGCCTCGACCCCGCCGACTTCCGCGACCGTTTCCCGCGCCAGCTCTCCGGTGGCCAGCAGCAACGCGTCGGCGTCGCACGCGCGCTCGCCGCCGATCCGCCGGTGCTGCTGATGGACGAGCCGTTCGGCGCGGTCGACCCGATCACCCGTGGCAACCTCCAGGACGAGCTGCTGCGACTGCAGACCGAGCTCAAGAAGACGATCGTGTTCGTCACGCACGACTTCGACGAGGCCGTGAAGCTCGGCGACAAGATCGCCGTCCTTGGCGACAAGTCGACAATCCTGCAATACGACACGCCTGAGTCGATCCTCGCCAACCCGGCCGACGACACCGTCGCCGGCTTCGTCGGCGCCGGTGCTTCGCTGAAGCAGCTGACCCTGCTGCGCGTTCGCGATGTCGAACTCCAGCAGGAAGCGCTTACGGCCGAGATCAGCGAGTCGCCCGCCGACGTGCGCGAGAAGCTCGTGCAGCGCAACAAGCATTTCGTGCTGGTGCTCGACCAGCGTCGCCGTCCGGTTCGCTGGGTCCACCTGAGGCAGCTGGCGTCCGCGAGTTCGCTCGCCACGGCCGGGAAACCGTTGCGCGACATCGTCACCCTGCAATCGACGTTGCAGGACGCGCTCGAGGCGATGCTCGCCGAGGGCGGCGCGGTGCCCGTCACTGGCGCGCGCGGCGAGTACGCCGGGACGATCGAACTCGACACCGTCATCGCCACCATCCAGAAGCTGCGTGAGGACCACAACGGGGATGTGGCCGAATGACAGCCACCGTCGACACCGGGTTTTCCACGGAATCCAGTTCCAAACGTGCCGAGCGCGTCCGGCTTTTCGCCCAGCCCGCCGCGGTCCTGCTGATCGTCGGCGGCGTGCTGGCGGTCGTGTTCGCGAGTGACCTTTCCGCCACGGAGAAGGAAACCCTCAACGCGAGCTCGCTGTTCGAGGCACTCGGCGACCACCTGCTGATGACGCTGGTGGTGACGGCGATCGTGGTCGCGGTCGCGGTGCCGCTCGGCGTGGTCGCCACCCGGCCATGGGCACGCTGGGCCGCGCCGGTGCTGCTGGCGATCGCGAACATCGGCCAGGCCGCGCCCGCGCTGGGTGTGCTGGTGCTCTGGTTCATCGTCACCGGCGCCACCGGCGGACTGTGGGTCGCCGCGCTGCCGCTGGCGTTCTATTCGCTGCTTCCCGTGCTGCGCAACACGATGGTCGGCCTCCAGCAGGTCGACCCGGCTTTGATCGACGCCGGCCGCGGCATCGGCATGTCGTCGTCCGGCGTGCTGTGGCGCGTCGAATTCCCGCTGGCGATCCCGCTGATCTTGGCCGGTCTGCGCACCTCGCTGGTGCTCGCGGTCGGCACGGCGACGTTCGGCATGTTCGTCAACGCGGGCGGCTTCGGGCTGCTGATCGACACGGGCTACAAGCTCAACCTCACCAAGGTGCTGGTCACCGGCTCGGTGCTGGCCGTCGGACTGGCGCTGCTGGTGGACTGGCTGGGCGCGGTCGCCGAACAGCTGCTCGGACCGAAGGGACTGCGATGAAGCTGCGCGCACTCGCCGCCGTGGCGCTGGTCGCGTTGACCAGCGCGTGCGGCCTCGACGTCAACACCTCGCTGCCGTACACGATCCAC encodes:
- a CDS encoding ABC transporter permease, coding for MTATVDTGFSTESSSKRAERVRLFAQPAAVLLIVGGVLAVVFASDLSATEKETLNASSLFEALGDHLLMTLVVTAIVVAVAVPLGVVATRPWARWAAPVLLAIANIGQAAPALGVLVLWFIVTGATGGLWVAALPLAFYSLLPVLRNTMVGLQQVDPALIDAGRGIGMSSSGVLWRVEFPLAIPLILAGLRTSLVLAVGTATFGMFVNAGGFGLLIDTGYKLNLTKVLVTGSVLAVGLALLVDWLGAVAEQLLGPKGLR
- a CDS encoding ABC transporter ATP-binding protein; this translates as MSVAENEVSGVEIELEHVTKRYPGTREPAVDDFSMVVPAGKIVVFVGPSGCGKTTTMRMINRLIEPTSGKITIGGEDALRIDADDLRRRVGYAIQQAGLFPHFTVSQNIAVVPGLLGWDKKRINDRVEEMMDLVGLDPADFRDRFPRQLSGGQQQRVGVARALAADPPVLLMDEPFGAVDPITRGNLQDELLRLQTELKKTIVFVTHDFDEAVKLGDKIAVLGDKSTILQYDTPESILANPADDTVAGFVGAGASLKQLTLLRVRDVELQQEALTAEISESPADVREKLVQRNKHFVLVLDQRRRPVRWVHLRQLASASSLATAGKPLRDIVTLQSTLQDALEAMLAEGGAVPVTGARGEYAGTIELDTVIATIQKLREDHNGDVAE
- a CDS encoding ABC transporter permease, with amino-acid sequence MNILEYVSDRWDRLSLQALLHVSAVVQCTILAAVIGVVIGIAVYRSPIGSALATALASTILTVPSFALLGLLIPVLGLGADTTVVALVLYALLPIVRNTIVGLSGVDPAISDAAKGIGMSRFGVLTRVELRLAWPAILAGMRVATQMLMGIAVIAAYAKGPGLGSEVFSGLSNAGSANSLNQAITGTVGVVILALLLDGVYVLINRLTVSRGVRG